The following coding sequences are from one Streptomyces sp. NBC_01232 window:
- the ybaK gene encoding Cys-tRNA(Pro) deacylase produces MAKKTKQAAGTPAIVALTAAGVAFTTHAYEHDPAHPSYGEEAAQALGVSPAQVFKTLVADVDGVLTVAVVPVSGSLDLKALATAVGGKRAAMADPALAERTTGYVRGGISPLGQRKRLRTVIDTSASEHATVCCSAGRRGLEIELSPSDLTTLTAATLAPIARA; encoded by the coding sequence ATGGCGAAGAAGACCAAGCAGGCGGCAGGCACCCCGGCGATCGTCGCCCTGACGGCGGCGGGCGTCGCCTTCACCACGCACGCCTACGAGCACGACCCGGCGCATCCCTCGTACGGGGAGGAGGCCGCGCAGGCGCTCGGCGTCTCGCCCGCCCAGGTGTTCAAGACCCTGGTCGCGGACGTGGACGGGGTCCTGACGGTGGCGGTGGTCCCGGTGTCGGGATCACTGGACCTCAAGGCCCTGGCGACGGCGGTGGGCGGCAAGCGGGCGGCGATGGCCGACCCGGCCCTGGCAGAGCGCACCACGGGCTACGTCCGCGGCGGCATCTCCCCGCTGGGACAGCGCAAGCGGCTGCGTACGGTGATCGACACCTCGGCCTCGGAGCACGCCACGGTCTGCTGCTCGGCGGGCCGCCGCGGACTGGAGATCGAACTCTCCCCGTCGGACCTGACCACCCTCACCGCAGCCACCCTGGCCCCGATCGCCCGCGCCTGA
- a CDS encoding LON peptidase substrate-binding domain-containing protein, whose translation MTTVRLPLFPLNSVLFPGLVLPLNIFEERYRAMMRELLKTGEDEPRRFAVVAIRDGREVAPTAPGLPDQTALPERGPAAGFGPDPIQSFHRVGCIADAATVREREDGSFEVLATGTTRVRLVSVDASGPFLTAELEELPEDAGDGAGVLAEGVLRAFRTYQKRLAGARERSLTGAELPDEPSVVSYLVAAAAVLDIPAKQRLLQAPDTATRLAEELKLLRTETAVIRHLPSLPAVDLTRAPTSPN comes from the coding sequence GTGACCACCGTTCGCCTGCCCCTCTTCCCGCTGAACTCGGTGCTGTTCCCGGGACTCGTCCTCCCGCTGAACATCTTCGAGGAGCGTTATCGCGCCATGATGCGCGAGCTGCTGAAGACGGGCGAGGACGAGCCGCGACGCTTCGCGGTCGTCGCGATCCGCGACGGCCGGGAGGTCGCGCCGACCGCGCCCGGCCTGCCGGACCAGACGGCCCTGCCCGAGCGCGGCCCGGCGGCGGGCTTCGGCCCCGACCCGATCCAGTCCTTCCACCGGGTGGGCTGCATCGCCGACGCGGCGACCGTCCGGGAGCGGGAGGACGGCAGCTTCGAGGTCCTGGCGACCGGTACGACGCGGGTCCGTCTGGTCTCGGTCGACGCCTCGGGTCCCTTCCTGACGGCGGAGCTGGAGGAGCTGCCGGAGGACGCGGGCGACGGTGCGGGCGTCCTGGCCGAGGGGGTGCTGCGGGCCTTCCGCACCTACCAGAAGCGGCTGGCCGGGGCCCGGGAGCGGTCCCTGACCGGCGCGGAGCTCCCCGACGAGCCCTCGGTGGTCTCCTACCTGGTGGCCGCGGCGGCGGTACTGGACATCCCCGCGAAGCAGCGGCTGCTCCAGGCCCCGGACACCGCGACCCGGCTGGCGGAGGAGCTGAAGCTGCTGCGTACGGAGACGGCGGTGATCCGCCACCTCCCGTCCCTGCCGGCGGTGGACCTGACCCGTGCCCCGACGAGCCCGAACTGA
- a CDS encoding ABC transporter permease → MGAAPAAADDGRAQAPQPAPLAPRARFFPALAAVYRAQLSRARVARIPLLFVATFQSVGIMILMRGVVDGGSEARAVVAGSSVLVVAFVALNLLAQYFGQLRAGGGLDHYATLPVPPASVVLGAAAAYASFTLPGTLVTAVFGCLLFGLPMSGLWILAAVVPLAGAALAGLGAALGLLAPRQELATLAGQLGMSAALLLGVLPPERMPDVIVWARDLLPSTYGVEAFARTFAPEPDWAAVAFDLGVCGAVGVLSLTVATWAYRRAAVR, encoded by the coding sequence GTGGGCGCCGCGCCGGCGGCCGCGGACGACGGCCGTGCCCAGGCACCGCAGCCCGCACCGCTGGCGCCCCGCGCGCGCTTCTTCCCCGCCCTGGCCGCCGTGTACCGGGCCCAGCTGTCCCGCGCCCGGGTGGCACGCATCCCGCTGCTGTTCGTCGCGACCTTCCAGTCCGTCGGGATCATGATCCTGATGCGGGGCGTCGTCGACGGGGGATCCGAGGCCCGCGCCGTCGTCGCCGGGTCCTCGGTGCTCGTCGTCGCCTTCGTCGCGCTGAACCTGCTCGCCCAGTACTTCGGGCAGCTGCGGGCCGGCGGCGGGCTCGACCATTACGCCACCCTGCCGGTGCCGCCCGCGTCCGTGGTGCTGGGCGCGGCCGCCGCGTACGCCTCCTTCACGCTGCCCGGCACCCTCGTCACCGCCGTCTTCGGCTGTCTGCTCTTCGGGCTGCCGATGAGCGGGCTGTGGATCCTGGCCGCCGTCGTTCCGCTGGCCGGGGCCGCACTGGCCGGACTCGGCGCGGCGCTGGGGCTGCTGGCACCGCGGCAGGAGCTGGCCACCCTCGCGGGGCAGCTCGGCATGTCGGCGGCGCTGCTGCTCGGGGTGCTGCCGCCGGAACGGATGCCGGACGTGATCGTGTGGGCCCGCGACCTGCTGCCGTCCACGTACGGCGTCGAGGCGTTCGCCCGTACCTTCGCCCCGGAACCGGACTGGGCCGCCGTCGCCTTCGACCTGGGCGTGTGCGGGGCCGTGGGCGTCCTCTCGCTGACCGTCGCGACCTGGGCGTACCGCCGGGCGGCCGTCCGCTGA
- a CDS encoding DsbA family protein, whose protein sequence is MSSRNSQANKAAARERLRAEREAQAKKDKVRRQVTVAGGVLVALGVIGAIAYGVMQANQPSYWEKAAKAELVKPKNTEGEDGTTVVVGKADAKKTLELYEDSRCPACASFEQAAGEQIKKDVDAGKYKLQYIGATFIDNAVKGEGSKNALSALGAALNVSPEAFLQYKAALYSKDLHPEETVDSFAKDDYLVKVADTVPALKGNAEFKKAVEDGTYDRWALEMSKTFDKSGVKGTPTLKMDGKKIETPSTAEQFTAAIDKALQG, encoded by the coding sequence ATGAGTTCACGCAACAGCCAGGCGAACAAGGCAGCGGCCCGCGAGCGGCTGCGCGCCGAGCGCGAGGCACAGGCCAAGAAGGACAAGGTGCGCCGCCAGGTGACCGTGGCGGGCGGGGTCCTGGTCGCGCTCGGCGTGATCGGCGCCATCGCCTACGGGGTCATGCAGGCCAACCAGCCCTCCTACTGGGAGAAGGCCGCCAAGGCCGAGCTGGTCAAGCCGAAGAACACCGAGGGCGAGGACGGCACCACGGTCGTCGTCGGCAAGGCCGACGCGAAGAAGACCCTGGAGCTGTACGAGGACTCGCGCTGCCCGGCCTGCGCCTCCTTCGAGCAGGCGGCCGGTGAGCAGATCAAGAAGGACGTCGACGCCGGCAAGTACAAGCTCCAGTACATCGGTGCCACCTTCATCGACAACGCCGTCAAGGGCGAGGGCTCGAAGAACGCGCTGAGTGCCCTGGGTGCCGCGCTGAACGTCAGCCCGGAGGCCTTCTTGCAGTACAAGGCCGCGCTCTACTCCAAGGACCTGCACCCGGAGGAGACCGTCGACAGCTTCGCCAAGGACGACTACCTGGTGAAGGTCGCGGACACGGTCCCGGCGCTCAAGGGCAACGCCGAGTTCAAGAAGGCCGTCGAGGACGGCACGTACGACCGGTGGGCGCTGGAGATGTCGAAGACCTTCGACAAGTCCGGGGTGAAGGGCACGCCGACCCTGAAGATGGACGGCAAGAAGATCGAGACCCCGTCGACGGCGGAGCAGTTCACGGCGGCGATCGACAAGGCGCTGCAGGGCTGA
- a CDS encoding DUF2252 domain-containing protein: protein MAVPETTDEQRAEEILDVFDTAFGELLAADPAAFQVKFRKMAASAFAFYRGTACLFYSDLERDRHGGPFLDERTGRVWIHGDLHAENFGTYMDSNGRLIFNVNDFDEAYVGPFTWDLKRFAASVALIGYTKALSDDQISELVRIYAGAYRERIHRLAAGAKNEEVPSFTLDTAEGPLLAALRSARSRTRFSLLDSMTEIRDYERRFASGGGSIELDAATRYKVLAAFDGYLETLPDESLVRPDSYRVKDVVGRRGVGIGSAGLPSYNILLEGHSDALENDVVIYLKQAQTPAASRHITDRAVREYFRHEGHRTVISQRALQAHADPWLGWTELDGSGQLVAEVSPYAVDLDWSDLDDPEEIAAVVADLGRATATMHGAADADESGQTLVPFSTERAIDAAIAADEKGFPELLVDFAHAYGARARADHQIFVDLFRNGRLTP from the coding sequence ATGGCGGTCCCCGAGACGACCGACGAGCAGCGCGCCGAGGAAATCCTCGATGTGTTCGACACCGCGTTCGGTGAGCTCCTCGCCGCCGACCCCGCTGCCTTCCAGGTCAAATTCCGCAAGATGGCGGCCTCGGCCTTCGCCTTCTACCGGGGCACGGCCTGCCTCTTCTACTCCGACCTGGAGCGGGACCGGCACGGCGGGCCGTTCCTGGACGAGCGGACGGGCCGGGTGTGGATCCACGGTGACCTGCACGCCGAGAACTTCGGCACGTACATGGACTCCAACGGCCGGCTGATCTTCAACGTCAACGACTTCGACGAGGCCTACGTCGGCCCCTTCACCTGGGACCTGAAGCGGTTCGCCGCCTCCGTCGCCCTGATCGGCTACACCAAGGCGCTCAGCGACGACCAGATAAGCGAGCTGGTGCGGATCTACGCCGGCGCCTACCGGGAGCGGATCCACCGCCTGGCGGCCGGCGCCAAGAACGAGGAAGTACCCTCCTTCACCCTGGACACCGCCGAGGGCCCGCTGCTGGCCGCCCTGCGCTCGGCCCGCTCCCGGACCCGCTTCTCCCTCCTGGACTCCATGACGGAGATACGGGACTACGAGCGCCGCTTCGCCTCCGGCGGGGGCTCCATCGAGCTGGACGCCGCCACCCGCTACAAGGTGCTGGCCGCCTTCGACGGGTATCTGGAGACCCTCCCCGACGAGTCGCTCGTGCGGCCGGACTCCTACCGGGTCAAGGACGTGGTGGGGCGCCGCGGCGTCGGGATCGGTTCGGCGGGCCTGCCCTCCTACAACATCCTGCTGGAGGGGCACAGCGACGCCCTGGAGAACGACGTCGTGATCTACCTCAAGCAGGCGCAGACCCCGGCGGCCTCCCGGCACATCACGGACCGGGCGGTGCGGGAGTACTTCCGGCACGAGGGGCACCGTACGGTCATCTCCCAGCGCGCCCTGCAGGCCCACGCCGACCCGTGGCTGGGGTGGACGGAGCTGGACGGCAGCGGCCAGCTGGTCGCGGAGGTCTCCCCCTACGCGGTGGACCTGGACTGGTCCGACCTGGACGACCCGGAGGAGATCGCGGCCGTCGTCGCGGACCTGGGCCGGGCGACGGCGACCATGCACGGGGCCGCCGACGCGGACGAGAGCGGGCAGACCCTGGTCCCCTTCTCCACCGAGCGGGCCATCGACGCGGCGATCGCCGCCGACGAGAAGGGCTTCCCGGAGCTGCTCGTGGACTTCGCCCACGCGTACGGGGCCCGGGCGCGCGCCGACCACCAGATCTTCGTGGACCTGTTCCGTAACGGGCGTCTCACTCCCTGA
- a CDS encoding NYN domain-containing protein translates to MERVDRCVVLVDAGYLLGAAASLLAGEPSRSRITIDHAALIQGLRERAEADTEQPLLRIYWFDGAPDRVPQPEHRRLRVMPRVTVRLGALTRSDGRWAQKGVDAAMHAELTELARNRACSDVVLVTGDGDLLPGLMSAKEHGVAVHLWAVQAADGDYNQSEDLVAEADERRVLDRAWITRAVRAKDLTGLCSPPPAPRPDIAAILSAPLPEAALAEAARNGAAVTGEEEPGGVPVPAPTTPGGKPVPTPKDLAGALRAPGQQGGPQAAPSGAHAPASALRWSSDKGWIDRAGPLGEPAETASLPTLAQLTSAEQRWADREEDITTVGGDPFEVGQVFARRWMERLPETVHLQKLATMYPRIPHRIDGELLRYAARFGLLAHKDDQIDEHDRYAIRAGFWREIDVRAAAEHVAAVPASAPGAGPGDLAAPLTPTAE, encoded by the coding sequence GTGGAACGCGTGGACCGCTGCGTCGTCCTGGTGGACGCCGGCTACCTGCTGGGTGCCGCCGCCAGCCTTCTCGCCGGGGAGCCCTCCCGCTCCCGGATCACCATCGACCATGCCGCCCTCATCCAGGGCCTGCGCGAGCGGGCCGAGGCCGACACCGAGCAGCCCCTGCTGCGCATCTACTGGTTCGACGGCGCGCCCGACCGGGTGCCCCAGCCCGAGCACCGGCGGCTGCGCGTCATGCCGCGCGTCACCGTCCGCCTGGGCGCCCTGACCCGGAGCGACGGCCGCTGGGCGCAGAAGGGCGTCGACGCCGCCATGCACGCCGAGCTCACCGAGCTCGCCCGCAACCGGGCCTGCTCCGACGTCGTACTCGTCACCGGCGACGGAGACCTGCTGCCCGGCCTGATGTCCGCCAAGGAACACGGCGTCGCCGTCCACCTGTGGGCCGTCCAGGCCGCCGACGGGGACTACAACCAGTCCGAGGACCTCGTCGCCGAGGCCGACGAACGCCGCGTCCTGGACCGGGCCTGGATCACCCGGGCCGTCCGCGCCAAGGACCTCACCGGACTGTGCTCCCCGCCGCCCGCACCCCGCCCCGACATCGCCGCCATCCTCTCGGCGCCGCTGCCCGAGGCCGCGCTCGCCGAGGCCGCCCGCAACGGCGCCGCCGTCACCGGCGAGGAGGAGCCGGGCGGGGTCCCCGTACCGGCGCCCACCACCCCCGGCGGCAAACCCGTACCGACCCCCAAGGACCTCGCCGGAGCCCTGCGCGCCCCCGGACAGCAGGGCGGCCCGCAGGCCGCGCCGAGCGGCGCCCACGCCCCCGCCAGCGCCCTGCGCTGGTCCTCCGACAAGGGCTGGATCGACCGGGCCGGACCGCTGGGCGAGCCCGCCGAGACCGCCTCGCTGCCCACCCTCGCCCAGCTCACCAGCGCCGAACAGCGCTGGGCGGACCGGGAGGAGGACATCACCACCGTCGGCGGCGACCCGTTCGAGGTGGGACAGGTGTTCGCCCGGCGCTGGATGGAACGCCTCCCGGAGACCGTGCACCTGCAGAAGCTGGCCACGATGTACCCGCGGATCCCGCACCGGATCGACGGCGAACTGCTGCGCTACGCCGCCCGGTTCGGGCTGCTCGCGCACAAGGACGACCAGATCGACGAGCACGACCGCTACGCCATCAGGGCCGGGTTCTGGCGGGAGATCGACGTCCGCGCCGCCGCCGAACACGTGGCCGCCGTACCGGCCTCCGCGCCCGGAGCCGGCCCCGGCGACCTCGCCGCCCCGCTGACCCCGACGGCCGAGTAG
- the dnaE gene encoding DNA polymerase III subunit alpha — protein sequence MTKPPFTHLHVHTQYSLLDGAARLKDMFNACNEMGMTHIAMSDHGNLHGAYDFFHTAQKAGVTPIIGIEAYVAPESRRNKRRIQWGQPHQKRDDVSGSGGYTHKTIWASNATGLHNIFRLSSDAYAEGWLTKWPRMDKETISKWSEGLIASTGCPSGEVQTRLRLGQFDEAVQAASDYKDIFGEGRYFLELMDHGIEIERRVRDGLLEIGKKLGIPPLVTNDSHYTYASEAGAHDALLCIQTGKNLSDPDRFRFDGTGYYLKSTDEMYAIDSSDAWQEGCANTRLVADQIETEGMFKFRNLMPKFDIPDGHTEVSWFREETMRGMHRRYPGGIPEDRMQQAEYEMDTIISMGFPGYFLVVADFIMWAKNQGIAVGPGRGSAAGSIVAYAMGITDLDPLTHGLIFERFLNPERVSMPDVDIDFDERRRVEVIRYVTEKYGADKVAMIGTYGTIKAKNAIKDSARVLGYPYAMGDRLTKAMPADVLGKGIPLSGILDPQHPRYGEAGEIRGMYENEPDVKKVIDTARGVEGLVRQMGVHAAGVIMSSETITDHVPVWVRHTDGVTITQWDYPSCESLGLLKMDFLGLRNLTIMDDAVKMVKANKGIDIDLLGLPLDDPKTFELLGRGDTLGVFQFDGGPMRSLLRLMKPDNFEDISAVSALYRPGPMGMNSHTNYALRKNKQQEITPIHPELEGPLEEVLAVTYGLIVYQEQVQKAAQIIAGYSLGEADILRRVMGKKKPEELAKNFVIFEEGAKKKGFSDQAIKALWDVLVPFAGYAFNKAHSAAYGLVSYWTAYLKANFPAEYMAGLLTSVKDDKDKSAIYLNECRRMGIKVLPPNVNESEPNFAAQGDDVILFGLTAVRNVGTNVVESIIRTRKAKGKFSSFPDFLDKVEAVVCNKRTVESLIKAGAYDEMGHTRKGLVAHHEPMIDNVVAVKRKEAEGQFDLFGGMGDENASDEPGFGLDVEFSDVEWEKSYLLAQEREMLGLYVSDHPLFGLEHVLSDKTDAGISQLTGGEHSDGAVVTIGGIISGLQRKMTKQGNAWAIATVEDLAGSIECMFFPATYQLVSTQLVEDTVVFVKGRLDKREDVPRLVAMEMMVPDLSSAGTNAPVVLTIPTVKVTPPMVTRLGEILRHHQGNSEVRIKLQGPRTTTVLRLDKHRVKPDPALFGDLKVLLGPSCLAG from the coding sequence GTGACAAAGCCGCCGTTCACGCACCTGCACGTCCACACCCAGTACTCCCTGCTGGACGGTGCCGCGCGGCTGAAGGACATGTTCAACGCGTGCAACGAAATGGGCATGACGCACATCGCGATGTCCGACCACGGCAATCTGCACGGCGCCTATGACTTCTTCCACACGGCGCAGAAGGCCGGGGTCACGCCGATCATCGGCATCGAGGCGTACGTCGCCCCCGAGTCCCGGCGCAACAAGCGGCGCATCCAGTGGGGCCAGCCGCACCAGAAGCGCGACGACGTCTCCGGTTCCGGCGGTTACACCCACAAGACCATCTGGGCGTCGAACGCCACCGGCCTGCACAACATCTTCCGGCTGTCCTCCGACGCGTACGCCGAGGGCTGGCTCACGAAGTGGCCGCGGATGGACAAGGAGACCATCTCCAAGTGGTCCGAGGGCCTGATCGCCTCCACCGGCTGCCCGTCCGGCGAGGTGCAGACCAGGCTGCGGCTCGGCCAGTTCGACGAGGCCGTGCAGGCCGCCTCCGACTACAAGGACATCTTCGGCGAGGGGCGCTACTTCCTGGAGCTGATGGACCACGGCATCGAGATCGAGCGCCGGGTCCGCGACGGCCTGCTGGAGATCGGCAAGAAGCTCGGCATCCCGCCGCTGGTGACGAACGACTCCCACTACACGTACGCCAGCGAGGCCGGCGCCCACGACGCCCTGCTCTGCATCCAGACCGGCAAGAACCTCTCGGACCCGGACCGCTTCCGCTTCGACGGCACCGGTTACTACCTGAAGTCGACCGACGAGATGTACGCGATCGACTCCTCGGACGCCTGGCAGGAGGGCTGCGCCAACACGCGGCTGGTCGCGGACCAGATCGAGACCGAAGGCATGTTCAAGTTCCGGAACCTGATGCCGAAGTTCGACATCCCGGACGGCCACACCGAGGTCAGCTGGTTCCGCGAGGAGACCATGCGCGGCATGCACCGCCGCTACCCCGGAGGCATTCCGGAGGACCGGATGCAGCAGGCCGAGTACGAGATGGACACGATCATCTCGATGGGCTTCCCCGGCTACTTCCTCGTGGTCGCCGACTTCATCATGTGGGCCAAGAACCAGGGCATCGCGGTGGGCCCGGGCCGAGGCTCCGCGGCCGGCTCGATCGTCGCGTACGCCATGGGCATCACCGACCTCGACCCGCTCACCCACGGTCTGATCTTCGAGCGCTTCCTGAACCCCGAGCGCGTCTCCATGCCCGATGTCGACATCGACTTCGACGAGCGCAGGCGCGTCGAGGTGATCCGGTACGTGACCGAGAAGTACGGCGCCGACAAGGTCGCCATGATCGGCACCTACGGCACCATCAAGGCCAAGAACGCGATCAAGGACTCGGCCCGTGTACTGGGCTACCCCTACGCCATGGGCGACCGGCTCACCAAGGCCATGCCCGCCGACGTCCTCGGCAAGGGCATCCCGCTCTCCGGCATCCTCGACCCGCAGCACCCCCGCTACGGCGAGGCCGGCGAGATCCGCGGGATGTACGAGAACGAGCCGGACGTGAAGAAGGTCATCGACACCGCCCGCGGTGTCGAGGGCCTGGTCCGCCAGATGGGCGTGCACGCCGCCGGCGTGATCATGTCCAGCGAGACGATCACCGACCACGTACCCGTCTGGGTGCGGCACACCGACGGCGTCACCATCACCCAGTGGGACTACCCGAGCTGCGAGTCGCTCGGCCTGCTGAAGATGGACTTCCTCGGCCTGCGCAACCTCACGATCATGGACGACGCCGTCAAGATGGTGAAGGCCAACAAGGGGATCGACATCGATCTCCTCGGCCTCCCGCTCGACGACCCCAAGACCTTCGAACTGCTCGGCCGCGGCGACACCCTCGGCGTCTTCCAGTTCGACGGCGGGCCCATGCGCTCCCTGCTGCGCCTGATGAAGCCCGACAACTTCGAGGACATCTCCGCCGTCTCGGCCCTGTACCGGCCGGGCCCGATGGGCATGAACTCGCACACGAACTACGCCCTGCGCAAGAACAAGCAGCAGGAGATCACCCCGATCCACCCCGAGCTGGAGGGTCCGCTCGAAGAGGTGCTCGCGGTCACCTACGGCCTGATCGTCTACCAGGAGCAGGTCCAGAAGGCCGCCCAGATCATCGCCGGGTACTCGCTCGGCGAGGCCGACATCCTGCGCCGCGTGATGGGCAAGAAGAAGCCCGAGGAGCTGGCGAAGAACTTCGTCATCTTCGAGGAAGGCGCCAAGAAGAAGGGCTTCAGCGACCAGGCGATCAAGGCGCTGTGGGACGTCCTGGTCCCCTTCGCCGGCTACGCCTTCAACAAGGCCCACTCGGCCGCGTACGGCCTGGTCTCCTACTGGACCGCCTACCTCAAGGCGAACTTCCCGGCCGAGTACATGGCCGGCCTGCTCACCTCGGTCAAGGACGACAAGGACAAGTCCGCGATCTACCTGAACGAGTGCCGCCGGATGGGCATCAAGGTCCTGCCGCCGAACGTGAACGAGTCCGAGCCGAACTTCGCGGCCCAGGGCGACGACGTGATCCTCTTCGGCCTCACCGCGGTGCGCAACGTCGGCACGAACGTCGTGGAGTCGATCATCAGGACCAGGAAGGCGAAGGGGAAGTTCTCCTCCTTCCCCGACTTCCTGGACAAGGTCGAGGCCGTCGTCTGCAACAAGCGCACCGTCGAGTCGCTGATCAAGGCCGGCGCCTACGACGAGATGGGCCACACCCGCAAGGGCCTGGTCGCGCACCACGAGCCGATGATCGACAACGTGGTCGCGGTCAAGCGCAAGGAGGCCGAGGGACAGTTCGACCTCTTCGGCGGAATGGGTGACGAGAACGCGAGCGACGAGCCCGGCTTCGGCCTCGACGTGGAGTTCTCCGACGTCGAGTGGGAGAAGTCCTACCTGCTCGCCCAGGAGCGCGAGATGCTCGGCCTCTACGTCTCCGACCACCCGCTCTTCGGCCTGGAGCACGTGCTCTCCGACAAGACCGACGCCGGAATCTCCCAGCTGACCGGCGGCGAGCACTCCGACGGCGCGGTCGTCACCATCGGCGGCATCATCTCGGGCCTCCAGCGCAAGATGACCAAGCAGGGCAACGCCTGGGCCATCGCCACCGTCGAGGACCTGGCCGGCTCCATCGAATGCATGTTCTTCCCCGCGACCTACCAGCTCGTCTCCACCCAGCTGGTCGAGGACACCGTGGTCTTCGTCAAGGGCCGCCTCGACAAGCGCGAGGACGTCCCCCGCCTGGTCGCCATGGAGATGATGGTCCCCGACCTCTCCTCCGCCGGCACCAACGCCCCGGTGGTCCTCACCATCCCCACCGTGAAGGTCACCCCGCCGATGGTGACCCGTCTGGGCGAGATCCTGCGCCACCACCAGGGCAACAGCGAAGTCCGCATCAAGCTCCAGGGACCCCGCACCACCACCGTGCTGCGTCTCGACAAGCACCGGGTCAAGCCCGACCCCGCCCTCTTCGGCGACCTCAAGGTGCTGCTCGGGCCGTCCTGCCTGGCCGGATAG
- a CDS encoding ABC transporter ATP-binding protein — protein MSTGTAQAREGTAAAAGAAPDVICAVRDLVKTYPAVRGRRGAPALPETRANDGICLDVRRGEIFGLLGPNGAGKSTLVRQLTGLMRPDSGSVTLLGHDLVRHPERAARLLAYLGQESTALDELTVALAVETTGRLRGQGVRAARAARDAVLEELGLTAIAGRALKKLSGGQRRLACFATALVGERPVLVLDEPTTGMDPLARRAVWSAVDRRRAQHGTTVLLVTHNVIEAETVLDRVAVVDQGKVIACDTPAGLKATVSGEVRLELVWREDAPLEVPEVARLRDLAVESGRRWVLRLAPDQARAAVASVTGSPAFAALDDFTLATPSLEDVYLALGGRTKGLVKS, from the coding sequence GTGAGTACGGGCACAGCACAGGCGCGAGAAGGCACGGCGGCAGCCGCAGGAGCGGCGCCGGACGTGATTTGCGCGGTGCGTGACCTGGTCAAGACGTATCCCGCGGTACGCGGCCGGCGCGGGGCCCCCGCCCTGCCCGAGACCCGCGCCAACGACGGGATCTGCCTGGACGTCCGGCGCGGCGAGATCTTCGGCCTGCTCGGCCCCAACGGCGCCGGCAAGTCCACGCTGGTCCGCCAGCTCACCGGCCTGATGCGGCCCGACTCCGGCTCGGTGACCCTGCTCGGCCACGACCTCGTACGCCACCCCGAGCGGGCCGCGCGGCTCCTGGCCTACCTGGGGCAGGAATCCACCGCCCTGGACGAGCTCACCGTGGCGCTTGCCGTCGAGACCACCGGACGGCTGCGCGGGCAGGGCGTCCGCGCCGCCCGCGCCGCACGCGACGCCGTGCTCGAGGAACTCGGGCTGACCGCGATCGCAGGACGGGCCCTGAAGAAACTCTCCGGCGGCCAGCGCCGCCTCGCCTGCTTCGCCACCGCACTGGTGGGGGAGCGGCCCGTACTCGTCCTCGACGAGCCCACCACCGGGATGGACCCGCTGGCCCGGCGGGCCGTGTGGTCCGCCGTCGACCGGCGGCGCGCGCAGCACGGCACGACGGTGCTGCTCGTCACCCACAACGTCATCGAGGCCGAGACCGTCCTGGACCGGGTCGCCGTCGTCGACCAGGGCAAGGTCATCGCCTGCGACACGCCCGCCGGGCTCAAGGCCACCGTCTCGGGCGAGGTCCGGCTGGAGCTGGTGTGGCGCGAGGACGCTCCGCTGGAGGTGCCGGAGGTCGCCCGGCTGCGCGACCTGGCCGTCGAGTCCGGGCGCCGCTGGGTGCTCCGGCTGGCGCCGGACCAGGCGAGGGCGGCGGTGGCCTCGGTCACCGGGAGCCCCGCATTCGCCGCGCTCGACGACTTCACCCTGGCGACCCCCAGCCTGGAAGACGTGTACCTGGCCCTCGGCGGTAGGACGAAAGGGCTGGTGAAGTCGTGA